In one Candidatus Aminicenantes bacterium genomic region, the following are encoded:
- a CDS encoding putative zinc-binding protein: MNEKTTCACAGTVSLIIPCSGAADTGEIADRAARKFAEGGCAGMFCLAGVGANLSGFIASAKGADRLLVVDGCNLDCARKTLGEKGITENIIHVRVTDLGIAKGKSPATAERIDAVVAELGKKLTASLK; this comes from the coding sequence ATGAATGAAAAAACCACTTGCGCATGCGCTGGTACGGTTTCCCTGATCATCCCCTGTTCCGGTGCCGCCGACACGGGCGAGATCGCCGATCGGGCCGCCCGCAAATTCGCTGAAGGAGGCTGCGCCGGCATGTTCTGCCTGGCCGGGGTTGGAGCCAATCTCAGTGGCTTCATCGCCTCGGCCAAAGGAGCCGACCGGCTGCTGGTGGTCGACGGCTGCAACCTGGACTGCGCCCGCAAGACCCTGGGTGAAAAGGGAATCACTGAGAACATCATCCATGTGCGCGTCACCGACCTGGGGATCGCGAAAGGCAAGTCGCCGGCAACGGCCGAGCGCATCGATGCCGTGGTTGCCGAGCTTGGCAAAAAGCTGACGGCTTCATTGAAATAA
- a CDS encoding thioredoxin family protein, translating to MLIQILGTGCPKCQKLEENARKAASELNLDFLVEKVKDLQQIMAFGVMITPALVVDGVVKVAGKIPGVEDIKKMLVK from the coding sequence ATGCTGATACAAATTTTGGGAACCGGTTGCCCCAAGTGCCAGAAACTTGAGGAAAATGCCCGCAAGGCGGCTTCCGAACTGAACCTGGATTTCCTCGTTGAGAAGGTCAAGGACCTGCAGCAGATCATGGCCTTCGGCGTGATGATCACCCCGGCGCTGGTCGTGGACGGCGTCGTGAAAGTGGCCGGAAAAATCCCGGGAGTCGAAGACATCAAAAAAATGTTGGTAAAATAG
- a CDS encoding permease, translating to MKGKAMIIVKKYGFALLFAVFIGISRLSNFPAGIGIFKNFRIFFLEMILFLPLMFILIGLFDVWVPREKIIRHLGPEAGTMGILWVVLLAMLQAGPLYAAFPVAALLWKKGCSIRNVFVYLGAFSTLKIPMLAFEISFLGLKFSLLRALFSLPVFIAIGFIMAVYLKKKEFAVKEAG from the coding sequence ATGAAAGGCAAAGCAATGATCATAGTGAAAAAATACGGGTTCGCGTTGCTGTTCGCTGTTTTTATCGGGATCTCGCGATTAAGTAATTTTCCTGCCGGGATTGGGATTTTCAAGAACTTCCGCATATTTTTCCTGGAAATGATCCTTTTTCTGCCGCTGATGTTCATTCTGATCGGCTTGTTCGACGTATGGGTCCCACGGGAGAAGATCATCCGCCACCTGGGCCCGGAGGCCGGAACAATGGGAATCCTCTGGGTTGTCCTGCTGGCCATGCTGCAAGCCGGGCCGCTCTATGCCGCCTTTCCAGTCGCGGCTTTGCTGTGGAAAAAGGGCTGCAGCATCCGGAATGTATTTGTCTACCTGGGGGCTTTCTCAACCTTGAAGATTCCCATGCTGGCCTTTGAAATCAGTTTCCTCGGCTTGAAGTTTTCCCTGTTGCGCGCCCTGTTCAGCTTGCCCGTGTTCATAGCCATCGGCTTCATCATGGCGGTTTATCTGAAGAAGAAGGAATTCGCGGTCAAGGAAGCGGGGTGA
- a CDS encoding cytochrome C biogenesis protein, with the protein MLEALFTWVTKLLSGSPLLGLLGAFLWGILSILLSPCHLASIPLIVGFISQQEQITTRRAFRISLGFALGILSTIALIGVITSLLGRMMGDIGRWSNYLVAGIFVLVGLYLLGIIKLDLPGAANAKARGKGVWAGFFLGLVFGLALGPCTFAYMAPILAIVLAKSSSSLVYGVPLLIAYGIGHCAVIVFAGTFTRVIENYLRWNESSKALGFVKKACGLLLLVAAAYMIWS; encoded by the coding sequence ATGTTGGAAGCCCTTTTTACCTGGGTAACAAAGCTGCTCTCCGGCAGTCCGCTACTTGGGCTGCTGGGCGCTTTCCTTTGGGGGATATTGAGTATCCTGCTCAGCCCCTGCCACCTGGCCAGCATCCCGTTGATCGTCGGTTTCATCAGCCAGCAGGAGCAAATTACCACGCGCAGAGCCTTTCGCATCTCTCTGGGCTTCGCCCTGGGAATTTTATCCACCATCGCCCTGATCGGCGTCATTACGTCGCTGCTCGGTCGCATGATGGGCGACATCGGCCGCTGGAGCAATTACCTCGTGGCTGGCATTTTCGTTCTGGTCGGGCTTTACCTGTTGGGCATCATCAAATTGGATCTGCCCGGGGCCGCCAACGCCAAAGCCCGCGGCAAAGGTGTCTGGGCCGGGTTTTTCCTGGGGCTGGTCTTCGGCCTGGCGCTGGGCCCCTGCACATTCGCTTACATGGCGCCGATCCTGGCCATCGTCCTGGCCAAGTCATCATCCAGCTTAGTCTACGGCGTCCCTCTGCTCATAGCCTACGGGATTGGCCATTGTGCCGTGATCGTCTTTGCCGGCACATTCACCCGGGTGATCGAAAACTATCTGCGCTGGAATGAGAGTTCGAAAGCCCTCGGTTTTGTTAAAAAAGCCTGCGGCCTTCTGCTACTCGTCGCCGCGGCTTACATGATCTGGAGTTGA
- a CDS encoding thioredoxin family protein: MKNALIRGFILFLLAGVLSVRCNAAGPKADEKNSPAVAGKSYLVSFVELGSVRCIPCKLMQPVMKDIEKDYAGQVKVVFYDVWTPEGEPFGQAYKIRVIPTQVFLDKEGKEYFRHEGFFPKEELVKILKQKGVK, encoded by the coding sequence ATGAAAAACGCACTCATCCGCGGGTTTATTTTGTTTTTGTTGGCGGGAGTACTTTCTGTGCGCTGTAACGCGGCTGGCCCTAAGGCCGATGAGAAAAACAGCCCTGCGGTGGCTGGAAAAAGTTATTTGGTTAGCTTCGTCGAGCTGGGTTCGGTGCGCTGCATCCCCTGCAAGTTGATGCAACCGGTCATGAAAGATATCGAGAAGGATTACGCCGGGCAGGTCAAGGTGGTTTTTTATGATGTCTGGACACCTGAAGGCGAACCTTTCGGCCAAGCCTATAAAATCCGCGTGATCCCCACCCAGGTATTCCTGGATAAAGAAGGCAAGGAATATTTTCGCCATGAGGGTTTCTTTCCTAAAGAGGAACTGGTCAAGATCCTCAAGCAGAAAGGCGTGAAATAA